The following DNA comes from Glaciihabitans arcticus.
GATTTTACGGTAACTGGGCGCTCCCTGCGTGACACTGCCGCACGACGGCCGCGCATTAGGCTTGTCGGGATGTCCGAGTCCGCCGTGTCGAATGGCTTCTCCTCCCCATTCCTCGAGATCGATCGCAGCGAATGGGCCGCTCTCGCGCCCTCGACGAGACTGCCGCTCAGTGAGACGGAACTCGTGCAGCTGCGCGGTCTCGGCGACCTGCTCGACCTTCGCGAGGTGAGCGAGGTCTACCTGCCGCTCAGCCGCCTGCTCTCGCTCTACGCCTCCGGCGCGCGCAACCTGCACCGCTCGACCACGGAGTTCCTCGGCGCGGCGGGGGTCGTGGAACCGACATCCCGCAGCACACCCTTTGTCATCGGCGTCGCGGGCTCCGTCGCGGTCGGCAAGTCGACGATCGCGCGACTGCTGCGCGAACTGCTGGCCCGTTGGGACGACACTCCCCGCGTCGAGCTCATCACGACCGACGGGTTCCTCTACCCGAACGCCGAGCTCGAGCGCCGCGGCCTGATGGAACGCAAGGGCTTTCCGGAGTCGTACGACCGCCGTGCGCTGCTGCGTTTCGTCAGCCAGGTGAAGAGCGGTGCGAAGGAGGTGCGGTCCCCCTTCTACTCGCACCTGCACTACGACATCGTGAAGGACGCCGAGATCGTGGTGCGCCAGCCCGACGTGCTCATCGTCGAGGGACTGAACGTTCTGCAGCCGGCGACGGCGGGCCACCGACTGGCGGTCAGCGACCTGTTCGATTTCACCGTCTATGTGGATGC
Coding sequences within:
- the coaA gene encoding type I pantothenate kinase, producing the protein MSESAVSNGFSSPFLEIDRSEWAALAPSTRLPLSETELVQLRGLGDLLDLREVSEVYLPLSRLLSLYASGARNLHRSTTEFLGAAGVVEPTSRSTPFVIGVAGSVAVGKSTIARLLRELLARWDDTPRVELITTDGFLYPNAELERRGLMERKGFPESYDRRALLRFVSQVKSGAKEVRSPFYSHLHYDIVKDAEIVVRQPDVLIVEGLNVLQPATAGHRLAVSDLFDFTVYVDARTADIARWYSDRFLRLQQGAFTNPRSYFHRFAELSTAEAEARAQDIWKRINEPNLVNNILPTRARASLVLRKDSNHAVSSVLLRKI